The following are encoded together in the Streptomyces sp. NBC_00358 genome:
- a CDS encoding CGNR zinc finger domain-containing protein has protein sequence MPTRPDPRPLTGEPVSLDLLNTRWIQDGAVRDLLADTEGLAVWLAGNGLAFPADDTVLRHTLEARDALRAVVDTPPGPAGGPDGAPDTDGRHGTTEGGDGPARAGSRFAAEAAARVDAVLAHGRVRLTLTARGPGATPEFDDPSWGPAWLAARDYLELLDNAPDRIRRCAHEACVLHFFDTSRNGTRRWCSMAACGNRAKASRHYARTKES, from the coding sequence ATGCCCACCCGCCCCGACCCCCGCCCCCTCACCGGCGAGCCGGTCTCGCTGGACCTGCTCAACACCCGCTGGATCCAGGACGGCGCGGTGCGGGACCTGCTGGCCGACACCGAGGGCCTCGCCGTATGGCTGGCGGGCAACGGGCTCGCCTTCCCGGCCGACGACACCGTCCTGCGGCACACCCTCGAAGCCCGCGACGCCCTGCGCGCCGTGGTCGACACACCTCCCGGGCCGGCCGGCGGACCGGACGGCGCCCCGGACACCGACGGGCGGCACGGGACCACCGAAGGCGGCGACGGTCCGGCGCGTGCCGGGTCCCGGTTCGCCGCGGAGGCCGCCGCCCGCGTCGACGCCGTCCTCGCGCACGGGCGCGTCCGGCTGACCCTGACCGCCCGGGGGCCGGGCGCGACACCCGAGTTCGACGACCCCTCCTGGGGGCCGGCCTGGCTCGCCGCGCGCGACTACCTGGAGCTGCTGGACAACGCTCCGGACCGCATCCGCCGCTGCGCCCACGAGGCGTGCGTCCTGCATTTCTTCGACACCTCACGGAACGGCACCCGCCGCTGGTGCTCGATGGCCGCCTGCGGTAACCGCGCGAAGGCGTCCCGCCACTACGCGCGCACAAAAGAGAGCTGA
- the pepN gene encoding aminopeptidase N, which produces MPGENLSRDEAQERAALLSVDSYDVFLDLRSAVGETEPGRAAGEPRTFRSVTTLRFRCAEPGAASFADLIAPRVTAVSLNGRDLDPGEVFDGSRIRLEDLAAENELVVDAQCAYSRTGEGMHRFVDPEDGEVYLYTQYEPADARRVFANFEQPDLKAPYRFEVQAPEGWTAWSNGAGELTDGVWRFAETKPIPTYITAVVAGPYHYVTDSYSRTFDDGTKLEIPLGAMCRKGLAPHFDADDVFLVTKQGLDFFHDHFDYPYPFGKYDQAFVPEYNLGAMENPGLVTFREEYIFRGKVTQTSYEARANVILHEMAHMWFGDLVTMVWWDDLWLKESFADFMGTFANVGATRFTDAWITFANRRKAWAYRADQLPSTHPITADIRDLQDAKLNFDGITYAKGASVLKQLVAYVGQDAFLEGARRYFKRNAYGNTRLDDLLSVLAETSGRDMAAWSRSWLETAGVNSLTPQVILSSEGRVTELAVVQEAAESHPELRPHRVAVGLYRRRTLGEGGDGSLVRYARAEVDVDGPRTVVAELVGAEAPELVLVNDDDLTYCKIRFDEGSLATLREALGEMADPLARALCWSALWNLTRDAIVPARDFIGLVLRFAGRESDIGVLQMLHAWANSALVHYVAPEWRAQGGRLLAEGALKELRLAEPGGQHQLAWARFFAHVATTEADLQLLQGLLEGTAKIDGLEVDQELRWAFLEPLAARGAADESVLAAELARDDTASGKRHQVRCLAARPSAAVKAQAWAAVVESDALSNALVEATIAGFAQPSRRDLLAPYTAKYFAVIGRVWDERSIQIGMDVVSGLFPLLQDSPDTLEATDAWLAAHEDAPPALRRLVLEARDDLARALRGQACDIAAAG; this is translated from the coding sequence GTGCCCGGTGAGAACCTGTCCCGCGACGAGGCCCAGGAGCGGGCGGCACTGCTGTCCGTCGACAGCTACGACGTCTTCCTCGACCTGCGCTCGGCCGTCGGGGAGACGGAGCCCGGCCGGGCGGCCGGCGAGCCCCGCACCTTCCGCTCGGTCACCACGCTCCGCTTCCGCTGCGCCGAGCCGGGCGCGGCGAGCTTCGCCGACCTGATCGCCCCGCGTGTGACGGCCGTCTCACTCAACGGCCGGGACCTCGACCCGGGCGAGGTCTTCGACGGCTCCCGGATCCGGCTGGAGGACCTCGCGGCCGAGAACGAGCTCGTGGTGGACGCCCAGTGCGCGTACTCCCGCACCGGCGAGGGCATGCACCGCTTCGTCGACCCGGAGGACGGCGAGGTGTATCTGTACACGCAGTACGAGCCCGCCGACGCCCGCCGCGTCTTCGCGAACTTCGAGCAGCCCGACCTCAAGGCGCCGTACCGCTTCGAGGTGCAGGCCCCCGAGGGCTGGACGGCCTGGAGCAACGGCGCCGGTGAGCTCACGGACGGTGTCTGGAGGTTCGCCGAGACGAAGCCGATCCCGACGTACATCACGGCGGTCGTGGCGGGCCCGTACCACTACGTGACGGACTCCTACTCCCGCACCTTCGACGACGGTACGAAGCTGGAGATCCCGCTCGGCGCGATGTGCCGCAAGGGCCTGGCCCCCCACTTCGACGCCGACGACGTGTTCCTGGTGACCAAGCAGGGCCTGGACTTCTTCCACGACCACTTCGACTACCCGTACCCGTTCGGGAAGTACGACCAGGCGTTCGTGCCCGAGTACAACCTCGGCGCGATGGAGAACCCGGGGCTGGTCACCTTCCGCGAGGAGTACATCTTCCGCGGCAAGGTGACGCAGACGTCGTACGAGGCGCGGGCGAACGTCATCCTGCACGAGATGGCGCACATGTGGTTCGGCGACCTGGTCACCATGGTGTGGTGGGACGACCTGTGGCTCAAGGAGTCCTTCGCCGACTTCATGGGCACGTTCGCGAACGTCGGCGCGACCCGCTTCACCGACGCCTGGATCACCTTCGCCAACCGCCGCAAGGCCTGGGCGTACCGCGCGGACCAGCTGCCGTCCACGCACCCGATCACGGCCGACATCCGCGATCTGCAGGACGCCAAGCTGAACTTCGACGGCATCACCTACGCCAAGGGCGCCTCCGTCCTGAAGCAGTTGGTGGCCTACGTCGGACAGGACGCCTTCCTGGAGGGCGCCCGCCGCTACTTCAAGCGGAACGCGTACGGCAACACGCGCCTGGACGACCTCCTTTCGGTGCTGGCGGAGACCAGCGGCCGGGACATGGCCGCCTGGTCCCGGTCCTGGCTGGAGACGGCGGGCGTCAACTCCCTCACCCCGCAGGTGATCCTGAGCTCCGAAGGACGCGTCACCGAGTTGGCGGTCGTCCAGGAGGCCGCCGAGTCCCATCCCGAACTGCGCCCGCACCGGGTGGCCGTGGGCCTGTACCGGCGCCGGACGCTGGGCGAGGGAGGGGACGGCTCGCTCGTCCGCTACGCGCGCGCCGAGGTGGACGTGGACGGGCCGCGCACGGTCGTCGCCGAACTCGTCGGCGCGGAGGCCCCCGAGCTCGTCCTCGTCAACGACGACGACCTGACGTACTGCAAGATCCGCTTCGACGAGGGCTCGCTGGCCACGCTGCGGGAGGCGCTCGGCGAGATGGCCGACCCGCTCGCCCGCGCCCTGTGCTGGTCCGCGCTGTGGAATCTGACGCGCGACGCGATCGTGCCGGCCCGGGACTTCATCGGTCTGGTGCTGCGTTTCGCGGGCCGCGAGTCCGACATCGGCGTGCTCCAGATGCTGCACGCCTGGGCGAACTCCGCGCTCGTCCACTACGTGGCCCCCGAGTGGCGCGCGCAGGGCGGACGACTGCTCGCCGAGGGCGCGCTGAAGGAGCTCCGGCTCGCCGAGCCGGGCGGCCAGCACCAGCTCGCCTGGGCCCGCTTCTTCGCCCATGTCGCCACCACAGAGGCCGATCTCCAGCTCCTCCAGGGCCTGTTGGAGGGAACGGCCAAGATCGACGGACTGGAGGTCGACCAGGAGCTGCGCTGGGCGTTCCTGGAGCCGCTGGCCGCTCGGGGGGCCGCCGACGAGTCCGTCCTCGCGGCCGAACTCGCCCGCGACGACACGGCGTCCGGCAAGCGGCACCAGGTCCGCTGTCTCGCCGCCCGCCCCTCGGCGGCGGTCAAGGCCCAGGCCTGGGCGGCCGTCGTGGAGTCCGACGCGCTGTCCAACGCCCTGGTCGAGGCGACCATCGCCGGTTTCGCCCAGCCGTCCCGGCGGGACCTGCTCGCGCCGTACACCGCCAAGTACTTCGCCGTGATCGGCCGCGTCTGGGACGAGCGGTCCATCCAGATCGGCATGGACGTGGTCAGCGGCCTGTTCCCCTTGCTCCAGGACTCCCCGGACACCTTGGAGGCGACGGACGCCTGGCTGGCGGCGCACGAGGACGCGCCGCCCGCGCTGCGCCGGCTGGTGCTGGAGGCGCGGGACGATCTGGCGCGGGCGCTGCGCGGGCAGGCCTGCGACATCGCCGCGGCGGGCTGA
- a CDS encoding TIGR03767 family metallophosphoesterase, with translation MPRTRSVAAVPALNRRTLLAATGAVSLSAGIGLALRPQSPAHAVTPGQAPVADSVAHSQDRSAATGLKGPATAAPYTRGTTLSSVAAPHSGSAGYRRLGDGAGWKRVVRDELAAGRTGRADRRTALAAFVQLTDLHLTDAQHPLRLEYLRAQNKSAWRPQETLTVAGAVSLVERVNSLHGAPVTGSPLHFVMTTGDNTDNNSKTELEWFLKVMSGGRITPNSGDPRHYEGVQASALKTYWQPDAALRDADKQLGFPRIQGFLEAAISEVRSPGLSLPWYSTVGNHDALPLGCYGSRGDSYLTEFAVGGKKLMSLGSAECVALAKTIKDGSSPKGAAFHDLLKAHTRQMRSVTPDEKRAPFTPAEYVKAHLDPAYTGPGPIGHGYSSANLSAGTQYYTFRIAEDVIGVSLDTTDPGGHYEGSIGTAQLRWLEKTLRENKDSYVVVFSHHTSKTMRNTHADPAHPAEKRHGGSEVVALLASFANTLAWVNGHTHKNEIVPHAASGNRSFWEISTASHVDFPQLARVIELVDNKDGTLSLFTTLVESAAPHATDFSDLTQTGLAALYRELSFNAPGARTDLSGTSRDRNTELILKKG, from the coding sequence ATGCCGCGCACACGCTCTGTCGCCGCCGTACCCGCCCTCAACCGCCGCACCCTGCTGGCCGCCACCGGAGCGGTGTCCCTCTCCGCGGGGATCGGCCTCGCCCTGCGCCCGCAGTCCCCGGCGCACGCCGTGACGCCGGGCCAGGCGCCCGTCGCCGACTCCGTCGCCCACTCCCAGGACCGGTCGGCCGCCACCGGTCTCAAGGGCCCGGCCACGGCCGCCCCCTACACCCGCGGCACGACACTGAGCAGCGTCGCCGCCCCGCACTCCGGCTCCGCCGGGTACCGCCGGCTCGGCGACGGCGCCGGCTGGAAGCGGGTCGTGCGCGACGAACTGGCCGCGGGCAGAACGGGCCGCGCCGACCGGCGCACCGCGCTCGCCGCCTTCGTACAGCTCACCGACCTGCATCTGACCGACGCCCAGCACCCGCTGCGCCTGGAGTACCTGCGCGCCCAGAACAAGAGCGCCTGGCGTCCCCAGGAGACGCTGACCGTCGCGGGCGCCGTCTCGCTGGTCGAGCGCGTCAACTCCCTCCACGGGGCCCCCGTCACCGGCTCGCCGCTGCACTTCGTCATGACCACCGGGGACAACACCGACAACAACTCCAAGACCGAACTGGAGTGGTTCCTGAAGGTGATGAGCGGAGGGCGCATCACCCCCAACAGCGGTGACCCGCGGCACTACGAGGGCGTCCAGGCCAGCGCCCTGAAGACCTACTGGCAGCCCGACGCCGCCCTGCGCGACGCCGACAAGCAGCTCGGCTTCCCGCGCATCCAGGGCTTCCTGGAGGCCGCGATCAGCGAAGTGCGCAGCCCCGGCCTGAGCCTGCCCTGGTACTCCACCGTCGGCAACCACGACGCGCTTCCGCTCGGCTGCTACGGATCGCGCGGCGACTCCTACCTCACCGAGTTCGCCGTCGGCGGCAAGAAGCTGATGTCCCTGGGCTCCGCGGAGTGCGTCGCGCTCGCCAAGACCATCAAGGACGGCAGCAGCCCCAAGGGCGCCGCCTTCCACGACCTGCTCAAGGCGCACACCCGGCAGATGCGCTCGGTCACGCCCGACGAGAAGCGCGCCCCCTTCACGCCCGCCGAGTACGTCAAGGCGCACCTCGACCCGGCCTACACCGGACCGGGCCCGATCGGGCACGGCTACTCCTCCGCGAACCTCTCCGCGGGCACGCAGTACTACACGTTCCGCATCGCCGAGGACGTCATCGGCGTCAGCCTCGACACCACCGACCCCGGCGGCCACTACGAAGGCTCCATCGGCACCGCGCAACTGCGCTGGCTGGAGAAGACGCTGCGCGAGAACAAGGACTCGTACGTCGTCGTCTTCAGCCACCACACCAGCAAGACGATGCGCAACACCCACGCCGATCCCGCCCACCCGGCCGAGAAGCGGCACGGCGGGAGCGAGGTCGTCGCCCTCCTCGCGAGCTTCGCCAACACCCTGGCCTGGGTGAACGGCCACACCCACAAGAACGAGATCGTCCCGCACGCCGCATCCGGCAACCGGTCCTTCTGGGAGATCAGCACCGCCTCCCACGTCGACTTCCCCCAACTCGCCCGTGTCATCGAGCTGGTGGACAACAAGGACGGCACGCTCTCCCTGTTCACCACCCTCGTCGAGTCCGCGGCCCCGCACGCCACCGACTTCTCCGACCTCACCCAGACGGGCCTCGCGGCGCTCTACCGCGAGCTCTCCTTCAACGCGCCCGGCGCCCGGACCGACCTCTCCGGCACCTCGCGCGACCGCAACACCGAGCTGATCCTGAAGAAGGGCTGA
- a CDS encoding histidine phosphatase family protein: MSTTSRSTTLLLARHGQTVRHAENRYAGVSDISLTDEGRAQAEALGRWIVAHPVDAIWTSTMTRAVATAEPACRALGLAAQREPALRECDFGVLEGRTLAEFEAENPARAKAYRADPVSYPFPEAEDPRTAAARGTRALRRIAAAHRGERVLVVAHNTLLRLVLCSMLSVPLGEYRRVLPSLPNAAITELRLEDGSAALLSLNVPCAP; this comes from the coding sequence ATGAGTACAACGAGCCGCAGTACGACCCTCCTCCTGGCCCGGCACGGCCAGACCGTCCGGCACGCGGAGAACCGCTACGCCGGCGTGAGCGACATCTCCCTCACCGACGAGGGCCGAGCCCAGGCGGAAGCCCTCGGCCGCTGGATCGTCGCGCACCCGGTCGACGCGATCTGGACCTCGACCATGACCCGTGCCGTCGCCACCGCCGAACCCGCGTGCCGCGCCCTCGGACTCGCCGCACAGCGTGAACCAGCCCTGCGCGAATGCGACTTCGGGGTACTGGAGGGCCGTACGCTCGCCGAGTTCGAGGCCGAGAACCCCGCCCGCGCCAAGGCGTACCGGGCCGATCCGGTGTCGTACCCCTTCCCGGAGGCGGAGGACCCGCGCACCGCCGCGGCCCGGGGAACGCGCGCCCTGCGCCGCATCGCCGCGGCCCACCGGGGCGAACGGGTGCTGGTCGTCGCGCACAACACCCTGCTGCGCCTCGTGCTCTGCTCCATGCTGTCCGTACCGCTGGGCGAGTACCGCCGGGTCCTGCCGAGCCTGCCCAACGCGGCGATCACCGAACTCCGGCTGGAGGACGGATCGGCCGCCCTGCTCTCGCTCAACGTGCCGTGCGCGCCGTGA
- a CDS encoding isochorismatase family protein has translation MTTLPDRPNTALLVIDMQHGAVDGAHDLPGVIANIDTLVARARAEAVPVIWVQHSDDAMKRDSASWQYVPELVRQDAEPLVHKNYGDSFEATELEDLLAERAVGHVLVTGAQTDACVRSTLHGAFTRGYDVTLVGDAHTTEDLTAYGAPTPAEVIAHTNLYWKWQSAPGRRGDTVETAKVSFAARAAD, from the coding sequence ATGACGACCCTGCCCGATCGCCCGAACACCGCGCTGCTGGTGATCGACATGCAGCACGGAGCCGTGGACGGCGCCCATGACCTCCCCGGTGTGATCGCGAACATCGACACGCTCGTCGCCCGGGCGCGCGCCGAGGCGGTGCCGGTGATCTGGGTGCAGCACTCCGACGACGCGATGAAGCGGGACAGCGCGTCCTGGCAGTACGTGCCGGAGCTGGTCCGCCAGGACGCGGAGCCCCTCGTCCACAAGAACTACGGCGACTCCTTCGAGGCCACCGAGCTGGAGGACCTGCTCGCCGAGCGCGCCGTCGGCCATGTGCTGGTCACCGGTGCCCAGACCGACGCCTGTGTCCGCTCCACCCTGCACGGCGCCTTCACCCGCGGGTACGACGTGACCCTGGTCGGGGACGCCCACACCACGGAGGACCTGACGGCGTACGGCGCCCCCACACCGGCCGAGGTCATCGCCCACACCAACCTGTACTGGAAGTGGCAGAGCGCGCCCGGCCGGCGCGGGGACACCGTCGAGACGGCGAAGGTGAGCTTCGCGGCGAGAGCCGCGGACTGA
- a CDS encoding serine hydrolase domain-containing protein: MRVRTGLVGATAVAVAVTLAGPAAAAPARSDHSPTRQAMEAAVRDGVPGVTATAVDRHGAWSATTGVGDLRTGAPRSAADRYRVGSITKTFVSTVLLQLEAEGRLSLDDTVDHWLPGVVRGNGNDGTRITVRQLLNHTSGLFNYTTDEDFLATHFFKDGFLRHRYDTVTPEQILAVALSHKPDFAPGTSWNYSNTNYVVAGMVIEKVTGRSYASEIRDRIIKPLDLGATSVPGTRVTVPRPSSRAYSKLAATATGPTYDVTALNPSMASSAGEMISDSADLNRFYSALLRGRLLPRKQLTEMRTTVGIDGAPDMRYGLGLLELKLSCGVQVWGHDGGIHGSSSFAVTTADGRHSLALNFNGDWTGDSEAVVEAEFCGKSPAQPLDVPPPPSTAGRL; the protein is encoded by the coding sequence ATGAGGGTACGTACGGGACTGGTGGGGGCGACCGCCGTGGCGGTCGCGGTGACGCTGGCGGGACCCGCCGCGGCGGCGCCCGCGAGGAGCGACCACTCGCCGACCCGGCAGGCCATGGAGGCGGCCGTCCGCGACGGTGTGCCCGGGGTGACGGCGACCGCCGTGGACCGGCACGGGGCGTGGTCCGCCACGACGGGCGTCGGCGACCTGCGGACCGGCGCCCCGCGCTCCGCGGCCGACCGCTACCGCGTCGGCAGCATCACCAAGACCTTCGTCTCCACCGTCCTGCTCCAACTGGAGGCGGAGGGACGGCTGTCACTGGACGACACGGTGGACCACTGGCTGCCCGGGGTGGTGCGGGGCAACGGCAACGACGGCACCCGGATCACCGTCCGCCAGCTCCTCAACCACACCAGCGGGCTCTTCAACTACACGACCGACGAGGACTTCCTCGCCACCCACTTCTTCAAGGACGGATTCCTCCGGCACCGCTACGACACGGTGACTCCCGAACAGATCCTCGCCGTCGCCCTGTCCCACAAGCCGGACTTCGCACCCGGCACGTCCTGGAACTACTCGAACACGAACTACGTCGTGGCCGGCATGGTGATCGAGAAGGTCACCGGCCGCTCCTACGCCTCGGAGATCCGCGACCGGATCATCAAACCCCTTGATCTGGGCGCCACTTCGGTCCCCGGTACCCGGGTGACCGTTCCGCGGCCCAGCAGCAGGGCGTACTCCAAGCTGGCCGCGACGGCGACGGGACCGACGTACGACGTCACCGCGCTGAACCCCTCCATGGCCTCCTCCGCGGGGGAGATGATCTCCGACAGCGCCGACCTGAACCGCTTCTACTCGGCTCTCCTGCGAGGCAGGCTGCTGCCGCGCAAGCAGCTCACGGAGATGCGGACGACGGTCGGCATCGACGGTGCCCCGGACATGCGCTACGGGCTCGGCCTCCTGGAGCTGAAGCTGAGCTGCGGCGTCCAGGTCTGGGGCCACGACGGCGGCATCCACGGCTCGTCGTCCTTCGCGGTCACCACGGCGGACGGCCGCCACTCCCTCGCCCTCAACTTCAACGGGGACTGGACCGGGGACAGCGAAGCGGTGGTGGAGGCGGAGTTCTGCGGGAAGTCGCCGGCCCAGCCCCTGGACGTGCCGCCCCCGCCGTCCACGGCCGGCCGACTCTAG
- a CDS encoding mycothiol-dependent nitroreductase Rv2466c family protein, with amino-acid sequence MPEQTAQTSSGKTPVDFWFDPLCPWAWMTSRWVLEVEKVRDIEVRWHIMSLAVLNEPKLDELPDHYREMLATTAWQSVRVVTAAWQKHGDDVLGPLYTALGTRFHNDGAGPTKEAIAGALEEVGLPADLIDYADQDDFEFDAELRASHKEGIEKVGQDVGTPVIAVPGADGEQLAFFGPVVTPAPKGEEAAKLWDGTLLVASVPGFYEIKRTRTAGPDFSNL; translated from the coding sequence ATGCCCGAGCAGACCGCTCAGACCAGTTCCGGCAAGACCCCCGTCGACTTCTGGTTCGACCCGCTGTGCCCCTGGGCCTGGATGACCTCGCGATGGGTGCTGGAAGTGGAGAAGGTCCGCGACATCGAGGTCCGCTGGCACATCATGAGCCTCGCCGTACTGAACGAGCCCAAGCTGGACGAGCTTCCCGACCACTACCGCGAGATGCTCGCGACCACGGCGTGGCAGTCCGTCCGGGTGGTCACCGCCGCCTGGCAGAAGCACGGCGACGACGTCCTCGGCCCGCTGTACACCGCGCTCGGCACCCGCTTCCACAACGACGGCGCGGGCCCGACCAAGGAGGCGATAGCCGGCGCCCTCGAAGAGGTCGGCCTGCCCGCCGACCTGATCGACTACGCCGACCAGGACGACTTCGAGTTCGACGCCGAGCTGCGCGCCTCCCACAAGGAGGGCATCGAGAAGGTCGGCCAGGACGTCGGCACCCCGGTCATCGCCGTCCCCGGCGCCGACGGCGAGCAGCTCGCGTTCTTCGGCCCGGTCGTCACCCCGGCCCCCAAGGGCGAGGAGGCCGCCAAACTCTGGGACGGCACGCTCCTGGTCGCCTCGGTGCCGGGCTTCTACGAGATCAAGCGCACGCGTACGGCGGGACCGGACTTCAGCAACCTGTAG
- a CDS encoding TauD/TfdA dioxygenase family protein — protein sequence MADIEIQKVTAHIGARVSGVDISKPLDDITAGALRTALNQHKALVFDDVDLDDEGQQAFARHFGDLTTAHPTVPAVDGAPNVLPVDSERGRANHWHTDVTFVLNPPQASTLRSITVPPYGGETLIANSAAAYRDLPEPLRALADTLWAEHTNDYDYAVPDESIDEEQAAQRAQFTSIKFRTVHPVVRVHPLTGERGLFIGGFAQRIAGLSVGESRKILDLLQAYVTRPENVLRWRWSPNQLVLFDNRITQHYAIDNYDGLPRRLHRVTVAGDVPVGIEGKESHSITGDASHYTSVA from the coding sequence ATGGCAGACATCGAGATCCAGAAGGTCACCGCGCACATCGGTGCCCGTGTCTCCGGCGTCGACATCTCCAAGCCCCTCGACGACATCACCGCCGGCGCACTGCGTACCGCCCTCAACCAGCACAAGGCGCTGGTCTTCGACGACGTCGACCTGGACGACGAGGGCCAGCAGGCCTTCGCCCGCCACTTCGGTGACCTCACCACCGCGCACCCGACCGTGCCCGCCGTGGACGGCGCCCCGAACGTACTGCCCGTCGACAGCGAGCGGGGCCGCGCCAATCACTGGCACACCGACGTGACCTTCGTGCTCAACCCGCCGCAGGCCAGCACCCTGCGCAGCATCACCGTCCCGCCGTACGGCGGGGAGACGCTCATCGCCAACTCCGCGGCCGCCTACCGCGATCTGCCCGAGCCGCTCCGCGCGCTCGCCGACACCCTCTGGGCCGAGCACACCAACGACTACGACTACGCGGTGCCGGACGAGAGCATCGACGAGGAACAGGCCGCGCAGCGTGCCCAGTTCACGTCCATCAAGTTCCGCACCGTCCACCCGGTCGTCCGGGTCCATCCGCTGACCGGTGAACGCGGCCTGTTCATCGGCGGGTTCGCGCAGCGGATCGCCGGGCTGTCGGTGGGCGAGTCCCGCAAGATCCTGGACCTGCTGCAGGCGTACGTCACCCGGCCCGAGAACGTCCTGCGCTGGCGCTGGTCCCCGAACCAGCTGGTCCTGTTCGACAACCGGATCACCCAGCACTACGCGATCGACAACTACGACGGACTGCCGCGCCGTCTGCACCGTGTGACGGTCGCCGGTGACGTGCCGGTCGGGATCGAGGGCAAGGAGAGCCACTCGATCACGGGCGACGCCTCGCACTACACCTCGGTGGCCTGA
- a CDS encoding pyridoxamine 5'-phosphate oxidase family protein, with translation MTYHSGSRAVQDRVGVRDLADHVGRAIGSGIRPVVAAFLEQQPMLVVGAAVPAGGPVWASLLTGRPGFVRATGPRQVSVAGGLPAGDPLTAALATAGTPVGAVALDPRTRRRMRLGGLVRPTPRGFAVEADRVFANCPKYLQKREAYETVADRVPGAPRHGGGLTPSQREFVRAADTFFLATVHAHGADASHRGGNPGFVHVDPDGGLNWRDYPGNSMFLSLGNLATDPRAGLLFLDWTSGAVLQLTGTARTEFAPDGERTLRFTPAEAVETPAASPLRWSPPAYSPANP, from the coding sequence ATGACGTATCACTCGGGCTCGCGGGCCGTCCAGGACCGCGTCGGCGTCCGCGACCTCGCCGACCACGTGGGCCGGGCGATCGGCTCGGGCATCCGCCCGGTGGTCGCCGCGTTCCTCGAACAGCAGCCGATGCTGGTCGTCGGCGCCGCGGTCCCGGCGGGCGGACCCGTGTGGGCCTCGCTGCTCACCGGGAGACCCGGCTTCGTGCGTGCCACCGGGCCCCGGCAGGTCTCGGTCGCGGGCGGGCTCCCCGCCGGCGATCCGCTCACGGCCGCGCTCGCCACCGCGGGCACTCCCGTCGGAGCCGTCGCGCTCGACCCGCGCACCCGCCGCCGTATGCGCCTGGGCGGCCTGGTCCGGCCGACCCCGCGCGGCTTCGCGGTCGAGGCCGACCGGGTCTTCGCCAACTGCCCCAAGTACCTCCAGAAGCGGGAGGCGTACGAAACGGTGGCGGACCGCGTGCCGGGCGCTCCCCGGCACGGCGGCGGACTCACGCCATCCCAGCGGGAGTTCGTCCGGGCCGCCGACACGTTCTTCCTCGCCACGGTCCACGCGCACGGCGCCGACGCGAGCCATCGCGGTGGCAACCCCGGTTTCGTGCACGTCGATCCGGACGGCGGACTGAACTGGCGCGACTATCCCGGGAACTCCATGTTCCTGAGCCTCGGCAACCTCGCCACCGACCCGCGCGCCGGTCTGCTCTTCCTGGACTGGACCTCGGGAGCGGTACTCCAGCTGACCGGCACGGCCCGCACGGAGTTCGCCCCCGACGGGGAACGGACCCTCCGGTTCACCCCGGCCGAAGCCGTCGAGACGCCCGCCGCCAGCCCCCTGCGCTGGTCCCCGCCCGCGTACTCGCCTGCCAACCCCTGA